AACTGTTGAACCCTTTAGGGGGTCTGACCTCTTTGCGCGAGATTTTATAGCATTACGCATATACGTTAGGACATTTTTTGAAAGCTGTATCAACACATTCTCTAACAGTCTCAAATTCTTTAACTCTCTGCTTCATCCAAGTTTTGAGAACCGACCACCAACGCTCTATCTTGTTTAGATCGGCAGAATAAGAGGGCAAATACCAAATCTGGCACCCTGCTTCTTCTACTATTTCTTGAATACTTTGTCCTTTATGAAAAGTAGCATTATCAATAATAATGATATTTCCAGGTTGAAGTTGAGGAATCAAACTTTCTTTAAGCCATGTCTCAAATAAATCTCGATTACATGACCCTTCAAAAGTTAACGGAGCAAACACTTTTCCTTCTTTGAATGCAGCAATCCAACTTACTCTCTCATTTCTTTTACCAGATTTGAGTGCCTAACATCTTTCTCCTTTGGGGCTATAACCATAGGGATAATCGTCTCGGTTATCGAATCCTGCTTCATCCACATAAACTAGGTTATTTGCCTGTTGATGTTTTAGTTGCTCTTGAAATTCTTTTCTTTTCTCTTCATCTGTTTCTTGATACCCGTAAGTTTGTCTTGGTCAGCGTACATGCGGGCAAGCCCTTTGTCTTGCGCCTGTCGGCGACGCGGGGTCTGACCGCTTTTTTTCTGGTTATGCCTAACTTTTTAATTCCATCACTAATATTTTGCTGGGTAAGATTCTCTCCCCACAAATCTGCCATTTGCTGTTGTGTCTTATCTTTATGTTGTTTAACAAACTGTTTGAATCTCTCTAAATCCTGAATTTTTCGCTCTTCTCTGGTGGGACGCTCGGCGACCGCTTTAAAGTCTCCTGTTTCTTGTTCTCTTTTCAGCCATAGGTCTAAGGTGTTACGGCTTATTTTCATCAATCGACAAATAGTTCTCTTCTTTTCACCTCTAGAACAGGCATCTACGGCTTTTTTTCTTAAATCGTAGCTATAGGGAGCAGGCATTATTTTTCGGTTTTGGCGAGCGCTTTGATTTTAGCTAATTTTGTCCTAACCTAGCCACGTATTGCTATATTATAGTCTCAACCTTTACTTCGATTGCTATATCTCGTGGTTGTGCAATAAAATTCCCTCAATTAATTCAAAAATTTTGCACTTTTAGATTTTAATAAAAACTAAAATAAGGGTTTAGCATTGCCAAACCCTTATCTAAAGATTGATTTGTATTTAATCTATTTACTACTTAGTGCTTCAATTTCGGGTGCAGTTAACGACACCATCGAATAGAAGCTAGCTGGTGCTTTAGCCTTGGCTTCCTGAGTCAAGCTTGGTACAGAAGCACGCAATCTGGCAGTTAGTTGAGTGATGCTAGAATCATAAATCTGGGTAACTAACTTAGGATACAAACCAATACCAATAATGGGTATTAAAAGACAAGCAATAATAAATACTTCTCTAGGTTCAGCATCTACCAAGTTAGCGTGATTGACTAATTCTTTGTTTTCTGGACCATAAAGCATTTCTCGCAGCATAGAAAGCAAGTAGATGGGAGTTAAAATTACCCCTACCGCAGCTAAGAAAATAATACATACTTTAAAGGTAGAGTTATAAGCATCACTGGTAGCAAAACCAACAAACACCATCAGCTCAGCTACAAAACCGCTCATTCCTGGTAATGCCAAAGAGGCAAAAGAACAGGTCGTCCACATGGCAAAGATTTTTTTCATCTTTTGACCCACACCGCCCATTTCATCCAGCATCAAGGTATGGCTGCGGTCATAGGTAGCCCCAACCATAAAGAAAAGACTTGCCCCAATTAGACCATGAGAAATCATCTGTAGCATTGCCCCACTTGTTCCCAAGTCTGTAAAGGAGGCTATGCCAATTAATACAAAACCCATGTGAGAAATAGACGAGTAGGCAATTTTGCGCTTAAGGTTACGTTGGGCAAAAGAGGTTAAGGCTGCATAGACAATGTTGACTACCCCTAAAATGACCAAGACAGGGGCAAAGAAAGCGTGGGCATCGGGCAGCATTCCCGCATTCATCCGTAATAGAGCATATCCCCCCATTTTCAGAAGAATACCAGCCAGCAACATATGGGCAGGGGCAGTTGCTTCACCGTGGGCATCGGGAAGCCAAGTATGAAGAGGAAAGATTGGCAATTTTACACCATAGGCAATCAGGAAGCCAGCGTATAAAAATAATTGCAGATTAAAGGCATAATCTTTAGCTGCGATCGCACTCATGTTAAAAGTAACTGTATCGCCATAGAATGCCATAGTCAAAGCTCCAACCAAGATAAACAGCGATCCTCCTGCGGTATAGAGAATAAACTTGGTCGCTGCATAGAGGCGTTTTTTTCCACCCCAAATAGACAAAATGAGATAGACGGGAACTAATTCTAGTTCCCAGACTAAGAAAAACAGCAGCATATCCTGTACGGCAAAAACAGCAATTTGTCCGCCATACATTGCCAGCATTAGAAAATAAAACAGCTTGGGCTTATAGGTGACTGGCCAAGCTGCCATCATTGCCAGGGTAGTAATAAAACCCGTTAGCAAAATCAAGGGCATGGATAAACCATCTGCACCAACTGACCAATTAAGATCTAGCTGGGGTATCCAAGCATAGCTTTCGACTAGCTGTAGATTAGGATTACTAAAGTCATAGTCTTGATAAAAAGCGTAAACTATAATGGCAAAATCAATTAAGCCGATGATTAGAGCGTACCAACGAACAGTCTTACCTTCCTTGTCAGGAATTATCGGCAAAAATAGAGAGGCAGCGATGGGAAATAGGATGCACGTAGTTAACCAAGGAAAGTGTGTCATATATTGAAATTTTACTGATAATTTCCTTTCTCTCTTATATGTTCTAGGGTATTTAGGTAACTCTGGGCATTCTTAACAAATTGTTTATGCCCTGCTGATTTATGAGAAAGAATCAGGTTAATTGTCTAAGAGCTTAATAGAAGTAAATACCTCATAGATAAAAGCTAACAGCTTATTTTAGCTAAGTGAGTTTTATGAGAAAAAGCGATTAATTATCTAAAATACTTAACTTATTGCCAGATAGTCTCCACGAATTAGACGAATTTGTGCAAGAGTAAAAACAATGGGAATTACTCGACCATAGTTAGTGGCGATCGCTTTCCAGCCTAAATCGGCGACAAAATAGCCCCAAATCACAGGCCCTAATAAACCAAAAACGCCTCTGGTTGCTCCATAGCGCGCTGCATTTACCGCCATACCTTTTTTTGCTGCCTGAAGTGCTAGTTGATTGCCTAAACCTGCAACTGCGGTTGTTCCCCCTTTAATGATGGCTGACTTAGCTGCCTGATAAGTAGCAAGGTGAATCGCAAACTGTTGAGCAATATGTTTAAGTAACCAAGATTTTAAAATCGTGCTGACTGCGACGATGCTACCGCCTTGGGCAAGTATTTTGATTGGGCTATGCTGTAATTGAACTGGCAAAGGTTCAGGCGGATTTGCTGCTGCTAAGGAATTACCAATTTGTGCTTTGAGTGAGTTTTGTTCCTGAGTCGGTAGCTTGTCCCAGGCTTTACTAACTAAATGCAGGAAGATTTCCGCTTCAATATCTACCGCATTCATCCTTACAGAATAGGGAATCTTCAGATAGTGACAGACTTTGATCAATATTTCTCGATAGGATATTTCTTGAGTGCGCCCTCGCAATACGGTCATGCCATCTGCTGCCAGGTAACGAAACCTTTGATCCAACGAATCTATCCACACATTCCAATCTTGACTTTGAATCTGCAAAGGTTCGGGGGTTTGCCAATAATCGAGGGGGTTAAAGCGGCGATGAAATAATATTTGCGTGATCTGCTGTAGTTCTTCTTCTGTCGCTAATCCTAATCCTGCCTTTAGTTCGTCCAATGTCGTCTCCTCCACAACATCGTTATTTAGTAAAGCTGTTCTTTTGTACATCTATACATTGGATTATAACGAAAAGGTAATATTTCCTACTGTATCAATTATCAACTATTGAAAAATATTCTTCTGCTTGTTGTCTGTTTATTTAATTACGCCGTGTGCAACTATTTTTAAATTGTTGATTTTATTAGGTTTCAGAAATATAGATTCGCTCTAAATCGGCTGGAAGCACTATTATTTCGTAGAAAGTCGCACACAGCGTTTTAATTACTCAATATAAAAAGATTTCCAATTATCACATTGAATTTGGTCATATCCTCTCTCTTTGACAAACTCATTAAATTCCTTGTTACCAACTGAAGGGAATTCTAGCTGAATTTGTTCTCTAATATTTTCTAATAGATTGTTTCCTAGCAAAAGATGATATTTTCCTGTTAAGGCTCTATTGTACCAATCTGATAATTCTTCAATGGTAATAATACTTTGAATGCGCGATCGCCATCCTATCTGAGTCAGTAATGAATTGATGATTTTTGCTTCAGCATTTTTACATACAATTACAATTTTATTGGCTGTAATTGTTTCAGTGATTCCTTCTGCTATTTCTTCAGATAAATTCAAGTGCTTGACCTGCACCACAGCACCAAAGTTAGCAAAAATATCCAATCCGCGATCGGCAGCATTAGTAACTCCTACTCGATGATTTATATTGATTTTGAAGTCGAGAGAGGCTTTCGGTTAGAAAGCATCTCTCCCCTCGACAATAGCTCTTTGTTGGAAACCAACAAGACCGCTTTGTCTCGCAATCGACTTGTTGAATACATTCGGGTGCAGCAGGAGATTTTAATTCGATACTCGTAATCATTTTTTGAGCAACAGTTTTTATTACAGGGACAGTTACACTATTACCTGTTTGTTTGCGAATTTGAGTGTAAGGCACAACAATTTTAAAGTTATCAGGAAAACCTTGGAGTCGAAGTAATTCTTTTGGGGTTAGTCTTCTGATTCCATTCACTAAAAGATAATTATAAGATGCTCCTGCTCTCAAAGCACAAGAGTATTCAAGAGCGGAAATATTACCACTTTTATTTTCATGCCAAATAGAAGGAATTGGATAGTTTGGTTTAACCTTTAGTATTCTTTTTTTTCTTATTTCTGGAGAAACG
This DNA window, taken from Pleurocapsa sp. FMAR1, encodes the following:
- a CDS encoding NAD(P)H-quinone oxidoreductase subunit 4 — translated: MTHFPWLTTCILFPIAASLFLPIIPDKEGKTVRWYALIIGLIDFAIIVYAFYQDYDFSNPNLQLVESYAWIPQLDLNWSVGADGLSMPLILLTGFITTLAMMAAWPVTYKPKLFYFLMLAMYGGQIAVFAVQDMLLFFLVWELELVPVYLILSIWGGKKRLYAATKFILYTAGGSLFILVGALTMAFYGDTVTFNMSAIAAKDYAFNLQLFLYAGFLIAYGVKLPIFPLHTWLPDAHGEATAPAHMLLAGILLKMGGYALLRMNAGMLPDAHAFFAPVLVILGVVNIVYAALTSFAQRNLKRKIAYSSISHMGFVLIGIASFTDLGTSGAMLQMISHGLIGASLFFMVGATYDRSHTLMLDEMGGVGQKMKKIFAMWTTCSFASLALPGMSGFVAELMVFVGFATSDAYNSTFKVCIIFLAAVGVILTPIYLLSMLREMLYGPENKELVNHANLVDAEPREVFIIACLLIPIIGIGLYPKLVTQIYDSSITQLTARLRASVPSLTQEAKAKAPASFYSMVSLTAPEIEALSSK
- a CDS encoding YaaW family protein, yielding MDELKAGLGLATEEELQQITQILFHRRFNPLDYWQTPEPLQIQSQDWNVWIDSLDQRFRYLAADGMTVLRGRTQEISYREILIKVCHYLKIPYSVRMNAVDIEAEIFLHLVSKAWDKLPTQEQNSLKAQIGNSLAAANPPEPLPVQLQHSPIKILAQGGSIVAVSTILKSWLLKHIAQQFAIHLATYQAAKSAIIKGGTTAVAGLGNQLALQAAKKGMAVNAARYGATRGVFGLLGPVIWGYFVADLGWKAIATNYGRVIPIVFTLAQIRLIRGDYLAIS
- a CDS encoding HaeII family restriction endonuclease, with product MDIFANFGAVVQVKHLNLSEEIAEGITETITANKIVIVCKNAEAKIINSLLTQIGWRSRIQSIITIEELSDWYNRALTGKYHLLLGNNLLENIREQIQLEFPSVGNKEFNEFVKERGYDQIQCDNWKSFYIE